Proteins from a single region of Esox lucius isolate fEsoLuc1 chromosome 13, fEsoLuc1.pri, whole genome shotgun sequence:
- the LOC105014479 gene encoding Rieske domain-containing protein: MRCCHSGGPLQEGDIEEFDGRICIVCPWHKYKITLAEGEGLYQAVNPSATPPKPTWQSKGVKQRVHKVTEVNKNVYVTINDSPDPIDSDFYQTERYRTTMNKAQPKNKK; the protein is encoded by the exons ATGCGCTGCTGCC ATTCCGGTGGGCCACTGCAGGAGGGAGATATAGAG GAGTTTGACGGGCGGATTTGCATTGTGTGTCCGTGGCACAAGTACAAGATTACCCTGGCGGAAGGCGAGGGGCTGTACCAGGCGGTGAACCCCTCGGCTACACCCCCCAAACCCACCTGGCAATCGAAAGGGGTCAAACAGAGGGTTCACAAGGTCACAGAagtcaacaaaaatgtgtatgtcaCCATCAATGACTCGCCAGATCCCATTGACTCTGACTTCTACCAGACTGAGAGATACAGGACCACTATGAATAAGGCCCAACCTAAGAATAAAAAATGA
- the anxa1a gene encoding annexin A1a isoform X2: MSFISEFLQQTVYMGKRDDSAFPKQGGTVTPDPHFSAVGDTGILDKAIKAKGVDENTIIDVLAKRSNAQRQQIKASYEKSSGKPLDAALKSALKGELEDVVLALLRTPAQYDAQQLRLAMKGLGTDEDTLIEILASRTNKEIREIKVAYKEEYKKELEDEIKSDTSGDFRTALLSLCKANRSEDTTVNLELADSDARTLYEAGEKRKGTDCSVFIDILTTRSAPQLRQTFERYSKYSKVDVGKAIDLELKGDIENCLKAVVQCAGSKAAFFAEKLNLAMKGKGTRTKVLTRVMVSRSEVDLAWIKQEYKNKFGKTLYQDILDDTQGDYEKILLALCGSEN; encoded by the exons ATGTCCTTTATTAGTGAATTCCTGCAGCAGACTGTGTATATGGGCAAGCGAGATGACTCA GCCTTTCCCAAACAGGGTGGCACCGTGACCCCTGACCCTCATTTCAGTGCCGTTGGGGACACTGGCATCTTGGATAAGGCCATCAAAGCCaaag GTGTGGATGAGAACACCATCATTGATGTGCTGGCTAAGAGGAGCAATGCCCAGAGACAGCAGATCAAAGCTTCCTACGAAAAGTCTAGTGGCAAG CCTCTGGACGCTGCCTTGAAATCAGCCTTAAAGGGGGAGCTGGAGGATGTGGTTCTGGCACTGCTCAGAACGCCAGCCCAATATGATGCCCAACAGCTCAGACTGGCCATGAAG gGATTGGGTACCGATGAGGACACTCTGATTGAGATTCTGGCCTCCAGGACCAATAAGGAGATCAGAGAGATCAAAGTAGCCTATAAGGAAG AATACAAAAAGGAGCTGGAGGATGAGATCAAGTCTGACACAAGCGGAGACTTTAGGACTGCCCTGCTCTCACTCTGCAAG GCCAACAGGAGTGAGGACACCACTGTGAACCTGGAGCTTGCTGACAGTGATGCCAGG ACCCTGTATGAGGctggagagaagaggaaagggacCGACTGCTCGGTCTTCATAGACATTCTGACCACCAGAAGTGCTCCTCAGCTCCGCCAAA CCTTTGAGAGGTACTCCAAATACAGTAAAGTGGATGTGGGAAAGGCTATTGACCTGGAACTGAAGGGAGACATTGAGAACTGCCTGAAAGCTGTAG TTCAGTGTGCTGGAAGCAAGGCTGCTTTTTTTGCTGAGAAACTCAACTTGGCAATGAAG GGTAAAGGAACTAGGACCAAGGTTCTGACCCGGGTCATGGTGAGCCGGTCTGAAGTTGACCTGGCCTGGATCAAACAGGAGTACAAGAATAAATTTGGGAAAACCCTCTACCAGGATATTCTC GATGACACCCAGGGAGACTACGAGAAGATCCTACTGGCCCTGTGTGGAAGTGAGAACTAA
- the anxa1a gene encoding annexin A1a isoform X1 produces the protein MMTPATMSFISEFLQQTVYMGKRDDSAFPKQGGTVTPDPHFSAVGDTGILDKAIKAKGVDENTIIDVLAKRSNAQRQQIKASYEKSSGKPLDAALKSALKGELEDVVLALLRTPAQYDAQQLRLAMKGLGTDEDTLIEILASRTNKEIREIKVAYKEEYKKELEDEIKSDTSGDFRTALLSLCKANRSEDTTVNLELADSDARTLYEAGEKRKGTDCSVFIDILTTRSAPQLRQTFERYSKYSKVDVGKAIDLELKGDIENCLKAVVQCAGSKAAFFAEKLNLAMKGKGTRTKVLTRVMVSRSEVDLAWIKQEYKNKFGKTLYQDILDDTQGDYEKILLALCGSEN, from the exons ATGATG ACGCCTGCCACCATGTCCTTTATTAGTGAATTCCTGCAGCAGACTGTGTATATGGGCAAGCGAGATGACTCA GCCTTTCCCAAACAGGGTGGCACCGTGACCCCTGACCCTCATTTCAGTGCCGTTGGGGACACTGGCATCTTGGATAAGGCCATCAAAGCCaaag GTGTGGATGAGAACACCATCATTGATGTGCTGGCTAAGAGGAGCAATGCCCAGAGACAGCAGATCAAAGCTTCCTACGAAAAGTCTAGTGGCAAG CCTCTGGACGCTGCCTTGAAATCAGCCTTAAAGGGGGAGCTGGAGGATGTGGTTCTGGCACTGCTCAGAACGCCAGCCCAATATGATGCCCAACAGCTCAGACTGGCCATGAAG gGATTGGGTACCGATGAGGACACTCTGATTGAGATTCTGGCCTCCAGGACCAATAAGGAGATCAGAGAGATCAAAGTAGCCTATAAGGAAG AATACAAAAAGGAGCTGGAGGATGAGATCAAGTCTGACACAAGCGGAGACTTTAGGACTGCCCTGCTCTCACTCTGCAAG GCCAACAGGAGTGAGGACACCACTGTGAACCTGGAGCTTGCTGACAGTGATGCCAGG ACCCTGTATGAGGctggagagaagaggaaagggacCGACTGCTCGGTCTTCATAGACATTCTGACCACCAGAAGTGCTCCTCAGCTCCGCCAAA CCTTTGAGAGGTACTCCAAATACAGTAAAGTGGATGTGGGAAAGGCTATTGACCTGGAACTGAAGGGAGACATTGAGAACTGCCTGAAAGCTGTAG TTCAGTGTGCTGGAAGCAAGGCTGCTTTTTTTGCTGAGAAACTCAACTTGGCAATGAAG GGTAAAGGAACTAGGACCAAGGTTCTGACCCGGGTCATGGTGAGCCGGTCTGAAGTTGACCTGGCCTGGATCAAACAGGAGTACAAGAATAAATTTGGGAAAACCCTCTACCAGGATATTCTC GATGACACCCAGGGAGACTACGAGAAGATCCTACTGGCCCTGTGTGGAAGTGAGAACTAA
- the si:dkey-96l17.6 gene encoding kinesin-like protein KIN-14E produces the protein MKAEKAMDAKIYIPYESAEFCIMQIAGDMQTMKNKHQEMVQELEENYRIASRENQERTVQTICSHYQNKLHALKRILDLYQEKVEKKNSHWEERINSVSRQNETLQEDLRAEKNRSREEALQWQREKNKMLELFSTRLDLLHSHQASTLQELQMAREEVGKVQEMLKTSSQVENQQQDLSTEAGHALDNVYGPVHQTEGCSDTELPLEGAQARLEELKESLYKREREITELLDAEQTPIPPIPVAQPPCAVLLRTVVEKAHHVCSKVSEARLLLDHMLEDNCVALAQARDILDHMSPITEDDTNCKEEDNPDPEWSDSSDERASKLLLLQETLRECEITQMALDCIRVGASPSLSAPELEEILVKGEGVKSVCQQFLILQDQMKQLREENRQLVENYTSERIMRKKYYNMVNDMKGKIRVYCRIRPMCWAETAQGGAIIVERLDQYSVSVVTPRGLREFQFDQVFSEESSQEDVFQDINRLIQSAIDGYNVCIFAYGQTGSGKTFSMVGDRDQRNPGIMPRAFNAIFDIIQENATKFECKVSAYMLELYNDRLQDLFVSGAGAQTRRVEIKRNRKGLVFAQGAETKEASSAGELFAMFQQACASRHITATKMNVESSRSHLIIGIMLESRNLTNGSVSFGKLSLVDLAGSERAAKTGARDDQLKEATSINKSLSALGDVISALSLELPHIPYRNSKLTQIMQDSLGGNAKTLMIVNVSPCDCNLEETLTSLTYATRVKAITNSAQRNLESKEIAQLKEVILKLKAGQPVDDVDI, from the exons ATGAAAGCAGAGAAGGCGATGGACGCCAAGATCTACATCCCCTATGAGTCGGCTGAATTCTGCATTATGCAG ATAGCCGGGGACATGCAGACtatgaaaaataaacatcagGAGATGGTGCAAGAGTTGGAGGAGAACTACCGGATCGCATCACGAGAGAATCAG GAGAGGACAGTGCAGACCATCTGCTCCCACTACCAGAACAAGCTGCATGCCCTGAAGAGGATCTTAGATCTTTACCAAGAGAAGGTAGAGAAGAAGAACTCACACTGGGAGGAGAGAATCAAT AGTGTGAGTCGGCAGAATGAGACGCTGCAGGAAGATCTAAGAGCTGAGAAGAACAGGAGTAGAGAGGAAGCTCTGCAGTGGCAGAGAGAGAAG AACAAAATGCTGGAGCTGTTCTCTACCAGATTAGACCTTCTCCACAGCCACCAGGCATCTA CACTGCAGGAGCTGCAGATGgccagagaggaggtggggaaaGTCCAGGAGATGCTCAAGACCTCCTCACAGGTGGAGAACCAACAACAAGACCTTTCCACTGAAGCGGGTCACGCCTTAGATAACGTCTATGGTCCTGTCCATCAAACGGAG GGGTGCAGTGACACAGAGCTGCCACTGGAGGGGGCCCAAGCCCGTCTGGAGGAGTTGAAGGAGAGCCTGTATAAGAGGGAGCGAGAGATTACTGAGCTCCTGGACGCGGAGCAGACACCCATCCCACCAATCCCTGTGGCACAGCCCCCGTGTGCTGTCCTGCTCCGCACTGTCGTTGAGAAG GCGCATCATGTCTGTAGCAAAGTGAGCGAGGCGAGGCTCCTTCTTGACCACATGTTGGAGGATAACTGTGTGGCCTTGGCCCAAGCAAGAGACATTCTTGACCATATGTCACCAATAACTGAAGATGACACAAACTGCAAAGAGGAAGACAATCCTGACCCAGAATG GTCGGACTCATCAGATGAGCGTGCCTCTAAATTACTGTTGCTACAGGAGACACTGAGAGAATGTGAGATTACCCAGATGGCTTTGGACTGTATTAGAGTTGGGGCCAGTCCTTCTCTCTCCG CTCCAGAGTTGGAGGAGATTTTGGTGAAGGGCGAGGGAGTGAAAAGCGTTTGCCAGCAATTTTTAATCCTGCAAGACCAG ATGAAACAGTTGAGGGAGGAGAATAGGCAACTCGTAGAGAACTACACTTCAGAAAGGATCATGAGGAAGAAGTACTACAACATGGTGAATGATATGAAAG GTAAAATTCGTGTGTACTGTCGGATACGACCCATGTGCTGGGCGGAGACTGCCCAGGGAGGTGCCATCATTGTGGAGCGTCTAGACCAATATTCTGTTTCTGTGGTAACCCCAAGGGGGCTCAGAGAGTTCCAGTTTGACCAGGTATTTAGTGAGGAGAGCTCCCAGGAAGATGTCTTCCAGGACATCAACAG GCTGATCCAGTCAGCCATCGACGGCTACAATGTGTGCATCTTTGCATATGGTCAGACGGGCTCTGGAAAGACCTTTTCTATGGTGGGTGACAGAGACCAGAGGAACCCAGGCATCATGCCGAGAGCATTCAACGCCATTTTTGACATTATCCAGGAGAATGCAACAAAGTTTGAGTGCAAG GTCTCGGCCTACATGCTGGAGCTGTACAACGACCGGCTCCAGGACCTCTTTGTGAGTGGGGCTGGAGCCCAGACCAGGCGGGTGGAGATTAAGAGGAACAGAAAGGGGCTTGTGTTTGCCCAGGGAGCAGAGACAAAGGAGGCCTCCAGCGCCGGGGAGCTCTTCGCCATGTTTCAACAGGCCTGCGCCAGCCGCCATATCACAGCCACCA AGATGAATGTGGAGAGCTCCCGGTCACATCTGATCATTGGGATCATGTTGGAGAGCAGAAATCTAACAAATGGAAGCGTGAGCTTTGGGAAGTTGAGCCTGGTGGACCTAGCAGGAAGCGAGAGAGCAGCCAAAACTGGGGCCAGAGACGACCAGCTCAAG GAAGCTACCTCCATTAACAAGTCTCTGAGTGCTCTGGGAGATGTGATCTCTGCCTTGTCTTTGGAGTTGCCCCACATTCCCTACAGGAACAGCAAGCTCACCCAGATTATGCAGGACTCTCTGGGCGGCAACGCCAAGACGCTCATGATCGTTAACGTCTCACCCTGTGACTGCAACCTGGAAGAAACGCTTACTTCCCTGAC CTACGCCACACGAGTGAAAGCCATAACCAACAGTGCACAAAGAAACCTGGAGAGTAAAGAGATAGCACAGCTCAAAGAG GTGATCTTGAAATTGAAGGCTGGACAGCCAGTGGATGATGTGGACATCTAA